A region of Streptomyces halobius DNA encodes the following proteins:
- a CDS encoding TetR/AcrR family transcriptional regulator, producing the protein MPHKTEGGAVPKRVDHAQRRAHIIDALVRVAAAEGLHAVTMRAVAAEAGMSPNLVQYYFETKAQLLHAALERLEQQSHLRWSARLDGLSRPVSAHAFVEAFLAEALPTDEASRAFHLVWTSYAVLAMTDPELAAQPFVAGPDRLERQLTGVLEQAQREGAVDRKRDAAAEAAHLLSLSHGLGTSVLVGQRTADAAMGVLRTHVDQLFARPTDPSPSANGAAGHAG; encoded by the coding sequence TTGCCGCACAAGACCGAAGGGGGAGCCGTGCCGAAGCGGGTCGACCACGCCCAGCGCCGGGCGCACATCATCGACGCCTTGGTCCGCGTGGCCGCGGCCGAGGGCCTGCACGCGGTGACGATGCGCGCGGTCGCCGCCGAGGCGGGCATGTCGCCGAACCTGGTGCAGTACTACTTCGAGACCAAGGCCCAGCTGCTGCACGCGGCCCTGGAGCGCCTGGAGCAGCAGAGCCACCTGCGGTGGTCGGCCCGGCTGGACGGCCTGTCGCGTCCGGTGAGTGCGCACGCCTTCGTCGAGGCGTTCCTCGCCGAGGCGCTGCCCACCGACGAGGCCAGCCGAGCCTTCCACCTGGTGTGGACCTCGTACGCGGTGCTGGCCATGACCGACCCCGAACTGGCCGCCCAGCCCTTCGTCGCCGGCCCCGACCGTCTGGAGCGGCAGCTGACCGGCGTGCTGGAACAGGCCCAGCGGGAGGGCGCGGTGGACCGGAAGCGGGACGCGGCGGCCGAGGCCGCCCACCTGCTCTCCCTCAGTCACGGCCTGGGCACCAGCGTGCTGGTCGGCCAGCGCACCGCCGACGCGGCCATGGGCGTCCTGCGCACCCACGTCGACCAGCTCTTCGCCCGTCCCACGGATCCGTCCCCGAGCGCGAACGGCGCGGCCGGACATGCCGGTTGA
- a CDS encoding MFS transporter, which produces MGHRETQGTSSRPGTGPTAGAAGRRAASAVLWLACAAQFMVVLDVSVVNVALPSIQSALGFDATSLQWVVGGYALVFAGFLLLGGRLADLYGRRRVFVWGLVLFATSSLVGGLAATPGVLIAMRAVQGLGAAVLAPATLTILTTTYTEGPSRTRALAIWTAVGSAGGAAGNVIGGVLTQSLSWRWILLINVPIGAVAVLAAVRLLTADHSPKEARPARLDVPGAVLATVGVSGLVHGVTQAEKHGWSGPTTVAGLSVGLVALTAFAVVETRYATAPLMPPRLVRMRPVWAGNAVMLLAGACFIPMWYFLSLYMQDVLHYGALATGVGFLPHTVVGIAAARLAPVVMRHTGARALIAGSAALSAAGFLWQSRIGADSGYLDGLFGPAVVMSAGMGLLITPITSTVTSGIAQNDTGAASGLMNTTRQIGGAVGLAALVTLAAATTGTVASYRSVFLAIAVTCAAVAVLALALPSPHRLDEGAGPGR; this is translated from the coding sequence ATGGGACATCGCGAAACACAGGGCACCAGCAGCCGACCGGGCACCGGGCCGACAGCCGGAGCGGCGGGTCGGCGGGCGGCGTCGGCAGTGCTGTGGCTGGCCTGTGCGGCGCAGTTCATGGTGGTGCTCGACGTCTCGGTCGTGAACGTCGCCCTGCCTTCCATCCAGTCCGCCTTGGGCTTCGACGCCACGAGCCTGCAGTGGGTGGTCGGCGGCTATGCGCTGGTCTTCGCCGGATTCCTGCTGCTCGGGGGCCGCCTCGCGGACCTGTACGGCCGCCGTCGGGTCTTCGTGTGGGGGCTCGTCCTGTTCGCCACTTCGAGCCTTGTCGGCGGGCTCGCCGCCACGCCGGGCGTGTTGATCGCGATGCGGGCCGTACAGGGCCTCGGGGCCGCCGTGTTGGCCCCGGCCACGCTGACGATCCTGACCACCACGTACACCGAAGGGCCCTCCCGTACGCGGGCGTTGGCGATCTGGACCGCGGTCGGCTCCGCCGGCGGCGCGGCCGGCAACGTGATCGGGGGAGTGCTCACGCAGTCCTTGTCCTGGCGGTGGATCCTGCTGATCAACGTCCCGATCGGAGCCGTGGCCGTACTCGCCGCCGTACGACTGCTCACCGCCGACCACTCCCCCAAGGAGGCGCGGCCGGCGCGGCTCGACGTGCCGGGTGCGGTGCTGGCCACTGTGGGCGTGAGCGGACTCGTCCACGGCGTCACCCAGGCCGAGAAGCACGGCTGGAGCGGGCCGACGACCGTGGCGGGACTGTCGGTCGGCCTCGTCGCGCTGACCGCGTTCGCGGTGGTTGAGACCCGGTATGCGACGGCGCCGTTGATGCCGCCGCGCCTGGTACGGATGCGCCCGGTATGGGCCGGCAACGCGGTGATGCTGCTGGCCGGGGCCTGCTTCATCCCCATGTGGTACTTCCTGTCGCTGTATATGCAGGACGTGCTGCACTACGGGGCGCTCGCCACCGGTGTGGGATTCCTGCCGCACACCGTGGTCGGCATCGCGGCGGCCCGCCTCGCCCCGGTTGTCATGCGGCACACCGGTGCCCGTGCCCTGATCGCGGGCAGCGCTGCGCTGTCAGCGGCGGGCTTCCTGTGGCAGAGCCGGATCGGCGCGGACAGCGGCTACCTGGACGGGCTGTTCGGACCCGCGGTCGTGATGTCCGCCGGGATGGGGCTGCTGATCACCCCCATCACCAGCACGGTCACCTCCGGCATCGCGCAGAACGACACCGGCGCGGCCTCGGGGCTCATGAACACCACCCGACAGATCGGCGGCGCCGTCGGCCTGGCCGCCCTGGTCACCCTCGCCGCGGCCACCACGGGCACGGTCGCCTCCTACCGATCGGTGTTCCTGGCCATCGCGGTCACGTGCGCAGCGGTGGCCGTACTGGCCCTGGCGCTGCCCTCCCCGCACCGCCTAGACGAGGGCGCCGGGCCGGGGCGGTGA
- a CDS encoding MFS transporter: MAMSADPASASGAPAAHAGRASLAVLLPASTLGVMGGATIAPVIEAIRQALDVGGTAAGLVLTSHSLAIALVSPLVGRATDRCGVRLPLAAGLVVYALGGGAGLVVHSYPVLFASRLILGVGAAAVFTCSTAALLGLCRGEMRDRGMGWRTAATTAGGFLYPLAAGALGNHSWHAPFAVYLAALFRLRAPEPTADDAEPGMGAPRQTPVDDRPRHGS; encoded by the coding sequence ATGGCGATGTCCGCTGACCCTGCTTCCGCGTCGGGTGCACCGGCTGCGCATGCGGGGCGGGCGTCGTTGGCGGTGCTGTTGCCGGCCTCCACGTTGGGGGTCATGGGTGGCGCCACCATCGCTCCGGTCATCGAGGCGATTCGCCAGGCCCTGGATGTCGGCGGCACCGCGGCCGGGCTGGTGCTGACGTCCCACAGCCTGGCCATTGCCCTGGTCAGTCCGCTGGTGGGCCGGGCCACCGACCGCTGCGGAGTCCGGCTGCCCCTCGCGGCGGGGTTGGTGGTCTACGCGCTGGGCGGTGGCGCGGGCCTGGTCGTCCACTCCTACCCGGTGCTGTTCGCCTCCCGGCTGATCCTCGGTGTGGGCGCGGCGGCGGTCTTCACGTGCTCCACCGCCGCCCTGCTCGGCCTGTGCCGGGGTGAGATGCGGGACAGGGGGATGGGCTGGCGGACCGCGGCCACCACCGCGGGCGGTTTCCTTTACCCGTTGGCCGCCGGCGCCTTGGGGAATCACTCCTGGCACGCGCCGTTCGCCGTCTACCTGGCCGCGCTGTTCCGGCTGCGGGCGCCAGAGCCGACGGCCGACGATGCGGAGCCGGGCATGGGCGCTCCGCGCCAGACGCCGGTCGACGACCGGCCGCGGCACGGGTCTTGA
- a CDS encoding antibiotic biosynthesis monooxygenase, translating into MIRRTKTPPDIARTDARAVAITVRHTGDAANQQSVAENAVRTREQEPWPDGLLSWSLFAGTDGLSLMAYEQWTGDEALDAALVLPVPYVPGIAGTEPSVPVRYRLHRSRVSAAGQAGVGCVVTPVFDVDGPERQRHFIDEVFAMTEDLPPVPGAIAGHFHTSLDGTRVFNYAEWTDEQAHVDALAADDPRGVQRRVSGEIAGVRPCGYRRWHLHTALIDVADGDVR; encoded by the coding sequence GTGATCCGCCGTACCAAGACCCCGCCCGACATCGCCCGTACTGATGCGCGGGCCGTGGCGATCACCGTCCGGCACACGGGGGATGCCGCCAACCAGCAGTCGGTGGCCGAAAATGCCGTCCGGACTCGGGAGCAGGAGCCCTGGCCGGACGGGTTGTTGAGCTGGTCGCTGTTCGCCGGCACCGACGGATTGTCGCTGATGGCGTACGAACAGTGGACAGGTGATGAGGCGCTGGACGCGGCTCTGGTCCTGCCGGTGCCGTACGTACCGGGGATTGCGGGTACCGAGCCCTCGGTGCCGGTCCGCTATCGCCTGCACCGCTCCCGCGTGAGCGCCGCCGGGCAGGCCGGGGTGGGGTGTGTGGTGACACCGGTGTTCGACGTGGACGGACCGGAGCGCCAACGGCACTTCATCGACGAGGTCTTCGCCATGACCGAGGACCTGCCCCCGGTGCCCGGGGCGATCGCGGGGCACTTCCACACCAGTCTGGACGGCACGCGGGTGTTCAACTACGCGGAGTGGACGGACGAGCAGGCCCACGTCGACGCGCTCGCCGCCGATGACCCACGGGGCGTGCAGCGCCGAGTCTCCGGGGAGATCGCGGGCGTACGGCCCTGCGGGTACCGCCGCTGGCATCTCCACACCGCCTTGATCGACGTCGCCGATGGCGATGTCCGCTGA
- a CDS encoding TetR family transcriptional regulator encodes MATDTSAPGGDTALSLRERKKQRTRRALADAALDLFSERGFDRVTLEELTAHAEIGRSTFFRYYGTKEDVAMAAEGELWDAYTAHFAQHTAPGPALDALRASLTAAIVSMPDGWDHRFLRTRRLAAGTPVLHDHSIVTSMKVQQRLVEILEERLGTDSRDDVRLRLLGELALSAWRCGARNWVAGRGPDRHHRRRGHGGAKTLARRVEEAFDAIPAALATGLSGGG; translated from the coding sequence GTGGCCACCGACACTTCCGCCCCCGGCGGCGACACCGCCCTGTCGCTGCGCGAACGCAAGAAACAGCGCACCCGCCGTGCGCTGGCCGACGCCGCGCTGGACCTGTTCAGCGAACGCGGCTTCGACCGCGTCACCCTCGAAGAACTCACCGCCCATGCCGAGATCGGCCGCAGCACCTTCTTCCGCTACTACGGCACCAAGGAAGACGTCGCCATGGCCGCCGAGGGCGAACTATGGGACGCCTACACCGCCCACTTCGCCCAGCACACCGCCCCCGGCCCCGCACTCGACGCGCTGCGCGCCTCACTGACCGCGGCCATCGTGTCCATGCCCGACGGCTGGGACCACCGCTTCCTGCGCACCCGCCGTCTCGCCGCCGGCACCCCCGTGCTGCACGACCACAGCATCGTGACGTCCATGAAGGTCCAGCAGCGCCTGGTGGAGATCCTCGAAGAACGCCTCGGCACCGACAGTCGCGACGACGTACGGCTACGCCTGCTCGGCGAGCTCGCCCTCAGCGCCTGGCGCTGCGGCGCCCGCAACTGGGTCGCCGGACGTGGGCCCGACCGCCACCACAGGCGCCGCGGCCACGGCGGCGCCAAGACCCTGGCCCGCCGCGTCGAGGAAGCCTTCGATGCCATCCCTGCCGCGCTGGCGACCGGCCTGAGCGGCGGCGGCTGA
- a CDS encoding nSTAND1 domain-containing NTPase yields the protein MEALSSDSGARTAFAERLALLYKEAGNPPLKRVAESVVRLQRVDERGRPVRVSAQRISDWRRAKNVPAQFTALAAVLHVLVPEARRLRPVPVSTGLYDLAQWQRLWEHAVADPVGDPATSVEEKRPPVEAPAIPGGVCPYRGLSSYRQQDARWFFGRERSTDALVAQLRAAEKTGGLVMLVGASGAGKSSLLNAGLVPALENGALGDGSGRPREVLRLVPGGDPLAELARRIPELAHVASAPETAREPAAKEPGTPPFRHVVREAVTTWARREASSAARPVVIVDQFEEAFTLCSSEAGRRAFIQILHAACAPSPGDPVPVLVILGIRADFYEQCLAYPELADALQHRHMVLGPLTTTELREAVTGPAKAVGLELEPGLAEMIVREVSADGPRGTHNAGVLPLLSHALLATWQRRKAGRLTLAGYRAAGGIQGAVAATAERAWSGLDPAARTAARLLLLRLVRLGEDTQATRRRGTRRQLAAESTDPNKTDESLEALVRARLVTLDAETVEITHEALLHAWPRLRDWIDEDRNGNLLRQRLEEDSRAWEGSNRDTSLLYRGTRLEQAHNWAESAGDPFLTRNAVDFLAASVRLRKRIVWISRGAVAAVVVLAMLAVGSAVVAWQQRDDAVFAQVLAEADRVQDTDPSLSAQLDLVAHHLRPDDEGANNRLISIVNAPLATPLLGHTGAVYLTSFSPDGRTLATASYDRTVRLWDVSDRTHPKPLGKPLTGHTSWVSTAVFSPDGDTLASASDDGTIRLWDVRDPGHPHPIGAPSTGHDGTISLLAFSPDGRTLASANQDRAVRLWDLDDPHRPRTRAVLTGHTAAVRSVAFSPDGRTLASGADDDTIRLWNLADPRRPKPIDTVLTGHTDLVHSVAFSPDGRTLASGSADDTIRLWDVAAPHHPKPLGAPLTGHTAPVWSVAFSPNGTMLAAGSADSTASLWNVRNPKHPSQVGEPLAGSSGEMYAVGFGPDGRTLATGTGDSKVRLWSIPTSDMIGRIGAFRPDGRVLATAARDERVRLWNVKAPNRPVLLGKPFRPEKGDVRSLAFSPDGHTIAVLTGSRAVQLWNVTDPSRPAPYGPPVALRTRFAGPEALAFSPDGHTLATAHDDRTIQLWNVGAPPPDSASPSDSASLDRGDPHDRGDTHDRGDTHRLLPLGAPLTGHKGYVNSLVFSPDGRTLASGSADGTARLWNVSAPRRAAPLGAPLKGHRGPINTLAYSPDGHTLASGSDDNTVRLWNVSAPRKATHLSTLTGHAQAIASLTFSQDGRTLASGGNDDMVRLWNVTHPSKATPIGRSMSPNARTGNFLSFSPHSRMLGISSGTGTVRLWNLDTDAAMRRICSTTRGVMTPDTWHEYLPRLSYAPPCDE from the coding sequence GTGGAGGCCTTGAGTTCCGACTCAGGGGCACGCACAGCCTTCGCGGAACGTCTCGCTCTGCTCTACAAGGAGGCCGGTAACCCTCCCCTCAAGCGCGTGGCCGAGTCGGTCGTCCGGCTTCAGCGGGTCGACGAACGAGGGCGGCCCGTGCGGGTGTCCGCGCAGCGGATCAGCGACTGGCGACGGGCCAAGAACGTGCCTGCCCAGTTCACCGCCCTCGCGGCGGTGCTGCACGTCCTGGTCCCCGAAGCACGGCGCCTGCGGCCCGTTCCGGTGTCCACGGGCCTGTACGACCTGGCCCAGTGGCAGCGCCTTTGGGAGCACGCGGTGGCCGACCCGGTCGGCGACCCGGCGACATCCGTGGAGGAGAAACGCCCGCCGGTCGAAGCCCCGGCCATCCCCGGTGGTGTGTGCCCCTACCGGGGGCTGTCCTCGTACCGTCAGCAAGACGCCCGGTGGTTCTTCGGCCGGGAGCGGAGCACGGACGCCCTCGTCGCTCAGCTCCGCGCGGCGGAGAAGACGGGTGGCCTGGTCATGCTCGTGGGCGCCTCGGGGGCGGGAAAGTCCTCCCTGCTGAACGCCGGCTTGGTGCCCGCGTTGGAGAACGGCGCGCTGGGCGACGGGAGCGGCCGGCCGAGGGAGGTACTGCGGCTTGTGCCGGGAGGTGATCCTCTCGCGGAGCTGGCCCGGCGGATTCCTGAGCTCGCGCACGTCGCCTCTGCCCCGGAGACAGCACGGGAACCGGCGGCGAAGGAGCCCGGTACGCCCCCTTTCCGGCACGTGGTGAGGGAGGCCGTCACGACATGGGCACGGCGCGAGGCTTCGTCCGCCGCCCGTCCGGTCGTCATCGTGGACCAGTTCGAGGAGGCGTTCACCCTCTGCTCCAGCGAAGCGGGCCGGCGCGCGTTCATCCAGATCCTCCACGCCGCGTGCGCGCCCTCCCCGGGTGACCCGGTCCCCGTGCTCGTCATCCTCGGCATACGCGCCGACTTCTACGAGCAATGCCTCGCGTACCCCGAACTGGCCGACGCGCTGCAACACCGGCACATGGTGCTCGGGCCGCTGACCACCACGGAGCTGCGCGAAGCGGTGACCGGCCCGGCCAAGGCCGTGGGTCTGGAACTCGAACCCGGGCTCGCGGAGATGATTGTGCGGGAGGTCAGCGCCGACGGTCCCCGCGGGACGCACAACGCGGGCGTACTGCCGCTCCTCTCCCACGCCCTGCTCGCCACCTGGCAGCGACGGAAGGCGGGCAGGCTCACGCTGGCCGGCTACCGCGCGGCGGGCGGAATCCAGGGCGCGGTGGCGGCGACCGCCGAGCGGGCCTGGTCCGGCCTCGACCCGGCGGCACGCACGGCCGCGAGACTTCTCCTTCTCAGGCTGGTACGGCTGGGCGAAGACACCCAGGCCACCCGTAGGCGGGGGACCCGGCGCCAACTGGCGGCGGAGTCGACGGACCCCAACAAGACGGATGAATCGCTCGAAGCACTGGTGCGCGCCCGATTGGTGACACTCGACGCGGAGACCGTGGAGATCACCCATGAAGCCCTGCTCCACGCCTGGCCGCGGCTGCGCGACTGGATCGACGAGGACCGGAACGGCAACCTGCTGCGCCAGCGCCTGGAAGAGGACAGCAGAGCCTGGGAGGGCTCGAACCGCGACACCTCACTGCTCTATCGGGGCACCCGTCTGGAACAGGCCCACAACTGGGCGGAATCCGCCGGGGACCCCTTTCTGACCCGGAACGCGGTGGACTTCCTGGCCGCTTCGGTCCGGCTGCGCAAGCGCATCGTCTGGATCAGCCGCGGTGCGGTGGCGGCTGTGGTCGTCCTGGCGATGCTGGCCGTCGGTTCGGCGGTGGTGGCGTGGCAGCAGCGGGACGACGCCGTGTTCGCGCAGGTGCTCGCCGAAGCCGATCGCGTCCAGGACACGGATCCGTCGCTGTCCGCCCAGCTCGACCTGGTGGCGCACCACTTGCGGCCGGACGACGAGGGCGCGAACAACCGGTTGATCTCGATCGTGAACGCACCGCTGGCCACACCGCTTCTCGGCCACACCGGCGCCGTCTACCTCACCTCGTTCAGCCCGGACGGACGGACCCTGGCCACCGCGAGCTACGACCGCACCGTGCGGCTGTGGGACGTGTCGGACCGGACGCACCCGAAACCCCTGGGCAAACCCCTCACCGGCCACACCAGCTGGGTGAGCACCGCGGTCTTCAGCCCGGACGGAGACACCCTCGCCAGCGCTTCGGACGACGGCACGATCCGGCTGTGGGACGTGCGGGACCCCGGCCACCCGCACCCGATCGGCGCGCCCTCGACCGGCCACGACGGCACGATCTCCCTGCTCGCCTTCAGCCCGGACGGCCGCACGCTGGCCTCCGCCAACCAAGATCGCGCCGTCCGCCTGTGGGACCTGGACGACCCGCACCGGCCGAGGACGCGCGCTGTCCTGACCGGCCACACCGCCGCCGTGCGCTCCGTGGCGTTCAGCCCCGACGGACGGACGCTGGCATCCGGCGCCGACGACGACACCATCAGGCTGTGGAACCTGGCCGACCCACGCCGTCCGAAGCCGATCGACACGGTGCTGACCGGCCACACGGACCTGGTGCACTCCGTGGCCTTCAGTCCCGACGGCCGCACGCTCGCCAGCGGCAGCGCGGACGACACCATCCGTCTGTGGGACGTGGCCGCCCCACATCACCCGAAACCGCTCGGCGCGCCGCTCACCGGCCACACCGCTCCCGTATGGTCAGTGGCCTTCAGCCCCAACGGCACCATGCTCGCCGCCGGCAGCGCGGACAGCACCGCGAGCCTGTGGAACGTCCGCAATCCGAAACACCCGTCGCAGGTCGGCGAGCCGCTCGCCGGCAGCAGCGGCGAGATGTACGCCGTGGGCTTCGGCCCCGACGGGCGCACCCTCGCCACCGGGACCGGCGACAGCAAGGTCCGCCTGTGGTCGATCCCGACATCGGACATGATCGGCCGCATCGGAGCGTTCCGCCCGGACGGGCGGGTGCTCGCCACGGCCGCCCGCGACGAAAGGGTCCGGCTGTGGAACGTGAAGGCTCCCAACCGGCCCGTACTGCTGGGCAAACCGTTCAGGCCCGAAAAGGGTGACGTACGGTCGCTGGCGTTCTCCCCCGACGGCCACACGATCGCGGTGCTGACGGGAAGCCGCGCCGTGCAACTGTGGAACGTCACCGACCCGTCCCGACCTGCCCCCTACGGGCCGCCCGTCGCGCTGCGGACACGATTCGCGGGCCCCGAAGCGCTGGCATTCAGCCCGGACGGGCACACGCTGGCAACCGCCCATGACGACCGCACCATTCAGCTGTGGAACGTCGGCGCCCCTCCCCCAGACTCGGCATCTCCCTCAGACTCGGCTTCGCTCGACCGGGGGGACCCCCATGACCGGGGGGACACCCATGACCGGGGGGATACCCATCGCCTTCTTCCGCTCGGCGCCCCGCTCACCGGCCACAAGGGCTACGTCAACTCCCTCGTCTTCAGCCCGGACGGCCGCACTCTCGCCAGCGGCAGCGCCGACGGCACCGCCCGGCTCTGGAACGTGTCCGCCCCACGCCGTGCCGCCCCACTCGGCGCGCCCCTCAAGGGCCATCGAGGCCCCATCAACACGCTCGCCTACAGTCCGGACGGCCACACACTGGCCAGCGGCAGCGACGACAACACGGTCCGGCTCTGGAACGTGTCCGCCCCTCGCAAAGCAACCCACCTCTCCACTCTCACTGGCCACGCCCAAGCGATCGCGTCGCTCACGTTCAGCCAGGACGGCCGCACCCTGGCGAGCGGCGGCAACGACGACATGGTCCGGCTCTGGAACGTCACCCACCCCTCCAAGGCCACTCCCATCGGCCGATCCATGAGCCCCAACGCCAGAACAGGCAATTTCCTCTCCTTCAGTCCCCACAGCCGCATGCTCGGAATCTCCAGCGGCACCGGTACCGTCCGGCTGTGGAACCTGGACACCGACGCGGCCATGCGCCGCATTTGCTCGACCACTCGGGGCGTGATGACGCCGGACACTTGGCACGAGTATCTGCCCCGTCTCTCGTACGCGCCTCCGTGCGACGAGTAG
- a CDS encoding glycosyltransferase family 2 protein, translated as MRRRIIIVTAVHAPSARFLPDAYKSLCGQELPEGWEWHWVIQEDGKSDEVAPCVPDDARVTFRQGRPGGPGVARTIALAHADGAYVKVLDADDQLTPGALARDLAALEGDPSIGWATSRVLDLLPDGSTVGFPGDPEAGPIERGAVLDYWKANGFRAQVHPATLFVRRDLLLALGGWMALPASEDTGLLLALNSTSRGWFSPEVGLLYRKWPGQATSQASHTDTAERDARMAVIEARARTLASYQWRCPAAD; from the coding sequence GTGCGCCGGCGCATCATCATCGTCACCGCCGTGCACGCGCCGTCGGCCCGGTTCCTGCCGGACGCGTACAAGTCGCTCTGCGGCCAGGAGCTCCCCGAGGGGTGGGAGTGGCACTGGGTCATCCAGGAGGACGGGAAGAGCGACGAGGTCGCCCCCTGCGTCCCTGATGACGCGCGGGTCACCTTCCGCCAGGGCCGGCCAGGAGGCCCGGGCGTGGCCCGCACCATCGCCCTGGCGCACGCGGACGGCGCGTACGTCAAAGTGCTGGACGCCGACGACCAGTTGACGCCCGGCGCACTGGCTCGTGACCTGGCCGCCCTCGAAGGCGACCCGAGTATCGGCTGGGCGACCTCCCGCGTCCTGGATCTACTGCCCGACGGCTCAACGGTCGGATTCCCAGGGGATCCTGAGGCGGGGCCGATCGAGCGTGGCGCCGTACTCGACTACTGGAAGGCGAACGGCTTCCGCGCGCAGGTCCACCCGGCGACGCTCTTCGTCCGCCGTGACCTGCTTCTCGCCCTCGGCGGTTGGATGGCGCTGCCGGCCTCCGAGGACACGGGGCTGCTGCTCGCGCTGAACTCCACGAGCCGCGGCTGGTTCTCGCCCGAGGTGGGGCTCCTCTACCGCAAGTGGCCCGGCCAGGCGACCAGCCAGGCGTCACACACCGACACGGCCGAGCGGGATGCCCGCATGGCGGTCATCGAGGCCAGGGCGCGAACGCTGGCCTCCTATCAGTGGCGGTGCCCGGCTGCCGATTGA
- a CDS encoding transcriptional regulator codes for MSVVALLAPADWVEFGFVRDAVGTSDSALSKQVAALADAGYVEVRKTRNRTGRHTHLRLTAHGRRAFQRHASSLERIVAAARGPQV; via the coding sequence TTGTCAGTCGTCGCGCTGCTGGCTCCGGCCGACTGGGTGGAGTTCGGCTTCGTGCGGGACGCCGTCGGCACCAGCGACTCGGCCCTGTCCAAACAGGTCGCAGCGTTGGCAGACGCCGGCTATGTGGAGGTGCGCAAAACACGGAACCGCACGGGACGCCACACCCACCTCCGGCTCACCGCACACGGGCGGCGGGCATTTCAGCGGCACGCCTCCTCCCTGGAGAGGATCGTGGCGGCAGCACGCGGGCCACAGGTGTGA
- a CDS encoding amidohydrolase family protein has translation MISKKSGTEELPKVISVDDHVIEPSHLFETWLPKKYRDKGPKPFTAGIGELQYVGGKYRFTTDPDGQITDWWEYEGLLFPYKRIIAAVGFSRDEMTLDGITREQMRRGCWDPKARLEDMDLNHVEASLCFPTFPRFCGQTFAEAEDKEVGLACVRAYNDWMVEEWCGDSGGRLIPLCLIPLWDVDLAVAEIKRNAARGVRAVTFSEIPTYLGLPSIHSGYWDPFFASCEETGTVVNMHIGSSSQMPAASPDAPPAVQAALSFNNAMASMADFLFSGVLVKFPRLKLAYSEGQMGWIPYALERADDVWEEHRAWGGVKDLIPEPPSTYYYRQIYCCFFRDKHGIDSIETVGVDNATFETDYPHVDSTWPHTKRVAAEHVAGLPEDVAYKVLRGNAIRMLDLAFDQE, from the coding sequence GTGATCAGCAAAAAGAGCGGCACCGAGGAGCTCCCCAAGGTCATCAGCGTGGACGATCACGTGATCGAGCCTTCGCACCTCTTCGAGACCTGGCTCCCGAAGAAGTACCGCGACAAGGGGCCGAAGCCCTTCACCGCCGGCATCGGCGAGCTGCAGTACGTCGGCGGGAAGTACCGGTTCACCACCGACCCGGACGGCCAGATCACCGACTGGTGGGAGTACGAGGGCCTGCTCTTCCCGTACAAGCGCATCATCGCTGCCGTCGGTTTCTCCCGCGACGAGATGACGCTCGACGGCATCACACGGGAGCAGATGCGGCGCGGTTGCTGGGACCCCAAGGCCCGGCTGGAAGACATGGACCTCAACCACGTGGAGGCGTCGCTCTGCTTCCCGACGTTCCCGCGGTTCTGCGGGCAGACCTTCGCGGAGGCCGAGGACAAGGAGGTCGGGCTCGCATGCGTCCGGGCGTACAACGACTGGATGGTGGAGGAGTGGTGCGGGGACAGCGGTGGCCGGCTGATCCCGCTGTGCCTCATTCCGCTGTGGGATGTTGATCTGGCGGTCGCGGAGATCAAGCGGAACGCGGCCCGCGGCGTGCGCGCGGTGACCTTCAGCGAGATCCCGACGTACCTGGGCCTGCCGTCGATCCACTCCGGCTACTGGGACCCGTTCTTCGCGTCCTGCGAGGAGACCGGCACGGTGGTCAACATGCACATCGGTTCGTCCTCGCAGATGCCGGCGGCGTCCCCGGACGCACCGCCCGCCGTCCAGGCCGCGCTGAGCTTCAACAACGCGATGGCCTCGATGGCGGACTTCCTGTTCAGCGGCGTCCTGGTGAAGTTCCCGCGGCTGAAACTCGCCTACAGCGAAGGCCAAATGGGCTGGATCCCCTACGCCCTGGAGCGCGCCGACGACGTCTGGGAGGAGCACCGGGCATGGGGCGGGGTCAAGGACCTGATTCCGGAGCCTCCGTCGACGTACTACTACCGGCAGATCTACTGCTGCTTCTTCCGTGACAAGCACGGCATCGACTCGATCGAGACCGTGGGTGTCGACAACGCGACCTTCGAGACGGACTATCCGCACGTCGACTCGACCTGGCCGCACACGAAGCGGGTGGCGGCCGAGCATGTGGCGGGCCTCCCTGAGGACGTGGCGTACAAGGTTCTTCGCGGCAATGCCATCCGCATGCTGGATCTCGCCTTCGACCAGGAGTGA